From a single Miscanthus floridulus cultivar M001 chromosome 8, ASM1932011v1, whole genome shotgun sequence genomic region:
- the LOC136469543 gene encoding vegetative cell wall protein gp1-like — protein MGRRPKIPPTPEPSAPARSAWSRRPPRIPSPPPPLRRANAPMLASPRHHTPRPYIARPRAPHSPAAWLSGAPTPTSPRHRVPLPPSTPQPGRAARPRGSPACPRRRAPATACPRPRAPPSPAALPGRAARPRYPAAWLPDEPPPPCAPAPASPAPEHPLARLCRPSTRAATAGARGRPPLHALAPRAPVLPCSCRRLGRRRRKQQ, from the coding sequence ATGGGCCGCCGGCCCAAAATCCCCCCCACCCCAGAACCCTCCGCGCCCGCCCGCTCTGCTTGGTCCCGACGCCCGCCGCGCATCCCTAGCCCGCCACCCCCGCTCCGCCGCGCCAACGCGCCCATGCTGGCGAGCCCCCGCCACCACACGCCCCGCCCCTACATCGCCCGCCCCCGAGCACCCCACAGCCCAGCCGCGTGGCTCTCCGGCGCGCCCACGCCGACGAGCCCCCGCCACCGCGTGCCCCTGCCCCCGAGCACCCCCCAGCCCGGCCGCGCTGCCCGGCCGCGCGGCTCCCCGGCGTGCCCACGCCGGCGAGCCCCCGCCACCGCGTGCCCCCGCCCTCGAGCACCCCCCAGCCCGGCCGCGTTGCCCGGCCGCGCTGCTCGGCCGCGCTACCCGGCCGCATGGCTCCCCGACGAGCCCCCACCCCCGTGCGCCCCTGCCCCTGCATCGCCCGCCCCTGAGCACCCCCTAGCCCGGCTGTGCCGCCCGTCCACGCGTGCTGCCACCGCCGGCGCGCGCGGCCGTCCTCCCCTGCACGCGCTAGCCCCGCGCGCCCCCGTGCTCCCTTGCTCTTGCCGCCGgcttggaagaaggaggaggaagcagcagtaa